The Planococcus versutus genome contains a region encoding:
- a CDS encoding DUF3899 domain-containing protein: MHKLKKVVISLLFIQVLILITIFLRSDDLSLLTYINNSFVYGGILVFVGLWVFVVRTGVFDIFTISMRKAFKIKSTLEDDEMRPPSEILAFSSSYLLVTGTLTLLIMSICLIIYSF; encoded by the coding sequence GTGCACAAGTTGAAAAAAGTAGTGATTTCTTTATTGTTTATTCAAGTTTTGATTTTAATCACGATATTTTTACGTTCAGATGATCTCAGCTTATTAACGTATATTAATAACTCGTTCGTTTATGGTGGGATTTTAGTTTTTGTTGGTCTTTGGGTTTTTGTAGTGCGAACAGGTGTATTTGATATATTTACAATCAGTATGAGAAAAGCATTCAAAATAAAATCCACATTGGAAGATGACGAAATGCGACCTCCTTCTGAGATACTGGCTTTTTCCAGTTCGTATTTACTTGTTACTGGAACACTGACCTTACTGATAATGAGCATTTGTTTAATAATTTATAGTTTCTAA
- the trpS gene encoding tryptophan--tRNA ligase: MKNKIFSGVQPTGTVTLGNYIGAFKQFTELQDEYDCIFCIVDQHAITMPQDRLELRKNIKALAALYLAVGIDPEKVTLFIQSEVPAHAQAGWMLQCVSTIGELERMTQYKDKSAKNTSVLAGLLTYPPLMAADILLYQTNIVPVGDDQKQHIELTRDLAERFNRKYNDIFTIPDIRIPKNGARIMSLQDPTKKMSKSDPNKKAIITLLDELKTIEKKIKSAVTDSEGIVRYDPVNKPGVANLLTIEAALTGESIDDLVSKYAGSGYGDFKASVAQAVTKHLAPIQERYKALLDSDELDKILDNGAEKANLLANKTIRKMENAMGLGRERK; encoded by the coding sequence ATGAAGAACAAAATTTTTTCAGGCGTTCAGCCTACCGGTACGGTAACACTCGGAAATTACATAGGAGCATTTAAACAATTTACCGAGTTGCAAGATGAGTATGATTGCATTTTTTGTATTGTGGATCAACACGCCATCACAATGCCTCAGGATCGGTTAGAACTGCGTAAAAACATTAAAGCTTTAGCAGCGCTTTATTTGGCTGTAGGAATTGATCCTGAAAAAGTTACATTGTTTATCCAATCGGAAGTTCCGGCGCATGCACAAGCAGGTTGGATGCTTCAATGTGTTTCGACGATTGGAGAACTCGAGCGCATGACACAATACAAAGACAAGTCAGCAAAAAACACTTCTGTCTTGGCTGGACTCTTAACATATCCGCCATTAATGGCTGCTGATATCTTGCTGTATCAAACCAACATTGTGCCAGTTGGTGATGATCAAAAACAACATATTGAATTGACTCGTGATTTAGCAGAACGATTCAACCGAAAGTATAATGATATTTTTACTATTCCTGATATTCGCATTCCTAAAAATGGAGCTCGCATTATGTCGCTACAAGATCCCACAAAAAAAATGAGTAAATCTGATCCAAACAAAAAAGCTATTATCACTTTGCTCGATGAGTTGAAAACAATTGAAAAGAAAATTAAAAGTGCTGTCACTGATTCGGAAGGGATCGTTCGCTATGACCCTGTCAATAAACCAGGTGTTGCAAACCTGTTAACCATTGAAGCTGCATTAACTGGCGAAAGTATTGATGACTTGGTTTCTAAATACGCAGGTTCTGGATACGGTGATTTTAAAGCTTCTGTTGCACAAGCGGTTACTAAACATTTAGCTCCTATTCAAGAACGCTATAAAGCGCTACTGGACTCAGATGAATTGGACAAAATTCTGGACAACGGAGCTGAAAAAGCTAACCTCTTAGCGAACAAAACCATTCGGAAAATGGAAAATGCAATGGGGCTCGGACGTGAAAGAAAATAA
- a CDS encoding peptide ABC transporter substrate-binding protein, translated as MKNSKIFWLLSLVLVLSAFLAACGGDKEETGTGGSEEKEPSGDLDSEQVLNLMESAEIPTMDISLAEDAVAFNIFNNVNEGLFRLNQENVAEPALAEGEPEVSEDGLTYTFKLRDSNWSDGTPVTAKDFVYSWQRSIDPDTGSPYGAYMMAGSIVNATDIAAGDMEVTELGVTAVDDNTLEVKLERPVPYFMSLMSFPTFYPQNEAFVTEKGDAYASNSENLIFNGPFTLTDWDGTGLTWKMQKNPEYWDAETVKLETINVDVVKEPATSVNLYNSGEKDRAGLSGEFARQYANDENLITDLEPTVFYLKMNQERKGEENALSNVNIRKAIAMGFNKQDLVDVVLANGSLPATFLVPTEFAFDESKADFREVNGDLIEFNAEEAAKLFATGLEELGETELTLEILGGDTETAKNMDAYLKEQLETNLEGLTINLKAVPFGVRLELDEAQDYDIQTSGWGPDYQDPMTFIDLFVTGSAQNKMSYSNSEYDALVDSAKGDLATDPAARWEAMAKAEKILLEDDAAIAPIYQRGAMALQQPYVNDIIKHPFGGDFSYKWAYISGK; from the coding sequence GTGAAGAACAGCAAGATTTTTTGGCTACTAAGCCTAGTTTTAGTTCTAAGTGCTTTTCTAGCTGCATGTGGTGGCGATAAAGAAGAGACTGGAACTGGAGGATCAGAAGAAAAAGAACCATCTGGGGATTTAGACTCAGAGCAAGTACTTAACTTAATGGAAAGCGCTGAAATTCCAACAATGGATATTTCACTTGCTGAAGATGCAGTCGCGTTCAACATTTTCAATAATGTTAACGAAGGCCTATTCCGTTTAAATCAAGAAAACGTAGCTGAGCCAGCACTTGCTGAAGGCGAGCCTGAAGTCAGCGAAGATGGACTGACTTATACTTTTAAATTGCGTGATTCTAATTGGTCCGACGGTACACCAGTTACTGCTAAAGACTTTGTATACTCTTGGCAACGTTCAATTGATCCTGACACAGGTTCTCCATATGGAGCATACATGATGGCTGGTTCGATTGTAAATGCTACTGACATTGCAGCAGGCGACATGGAAGTTACTGAACTTGGAGTTACTGCTGTTGACGATAACACTCTTGAAGTAAAACTTGAGCGTCCAGTACCATACTTTATGTCATTAATGTCATTCCCGACTTTCTACCCACAGAATGAAGCTTTCGTAACTGAAAAAGGTGACGCTTACGCTTCTAACTCTGAAAACTTAATTTTTAACGGACCATTCACATTAACTGATTGGGACGGAACTGGTTTAACTTGGAAAATGCAAAAAAATCCTGAGTACTGGGATGCTGAAACAGTTAAACTTGAAACGATTAATGTAGACGTTGTTAAAGAGCCTGCTACATCAGTGAACCTTTACAACTCTGGTGAAAAAGACCGTGCTGGACTAAGCGGTGAATTTGCTAGACAATATGCAAACGATGAAAACTTAATTACTGATTTAGAACCAACTGTTTTCTATCTTAAGATGAACCAAGAACGTAAAGGCGAAGAAAATGCTCTTTCAAATGTAAATATTCGTAAAGCAATTGCTATGGGCTTCAACAAACAAGATTTAGTTGATGTTGTACTAGCTAACGGTTCGTTGCCAGCTACTTTCTTAGTGCCAACTGAATTTGCTTTTGATGAAAGCAAAGCTGATTTCCGTGAAGTTAACGGAGACCTAATCGAGTTTAACGCTGAAGAAGCTGCGAAGCTTTTTGCAACTGGACTTGAAGAATTAGGAGAAACAGAACTTACGCTTGAAATTTTAGGTGGAGATACTGAAACAGCTAAAAACATGGATGCATACTTGAAAGAACAACTTGAAACAAATCTTGAAGGTTTAACAATTAACCTGAAAGCTGTACCTTTTGGAGTTCGTTTAGAACTTGATGAGGCTCAAGATTATGACATTCAAACTTCTGGATGGGGACCTGATTACCAGGATCCAATGACATTCATTGACTTGTTTGTTACTGGATCTGCTCAAAACAAAATGTCTTACTCAAACTCTGAGTATGATGCTTTAGTTGACTCTGCTAAAGGTGATCTAGCAACTGATCCAGCTGCACGTTGGGAAGCAATGGCGAAAGCTGAGAAAATTCTTCTAGAAGACGATGCTGCAATTGCACCGATCTATCAGCGTGGAGCAATGGCTCTTCAACAACCATACGTTAACGATATTATCAAACACCCATTCGGTGGAGATTTCTCTTACAAATGGGCATACATTTCGGGTAAATAA
- the opp3b gene encoding oligopeptide ABC transporter permease has product MAKYIGKRLIYMVITLALIASFTFFLIKILPGSPVASADKLSPEQRAVVEARYGLDKPLPAQYFDYMFGLVQGDLGISINQFKGREVTEVILSRMGPSAQIGFQGMVLGTVLGILLGMVAALRQNTWIDYTSTFVAIVGISIPSFVFASLLQYWFGLKWDLFPVALWKDGFMSSVLPSIALAMFPLATAARFIRTEMIEVLGSDYITLAKAKGASGSEIAFKHAFRNALIPLITVLGPMAVAILTGSLVVEQIFAIPGIGEQFVKSIIVSDFSIIMGTTIFFSVFLIVIILLVDILYGIIDPRIRLSGGKN; this is encoded by the coding sequence ATGGCGAAGTATATAGGCAAACGTTTAATTTATATGGTGATCACTTTAGCGCTGATCGCGAGTTTCACATTTTTCTTAATCAAAATTTTACCAGGTTCCCCCGTCGCTTCCGCAGATAAATTATCTCCAGAACAAAGGGCAGTCGTCGAAGCGAGATACGGATTGGATAAACCGCTTCCGGCACAATACTTTGATTATATGTTTGGTTTAGTACAAGGTGACTTAGGTATTTCCATTAACCAGTTTAAAGGAAGAGAAGTTACAGAAGTCATTTTAAGCCGTATGGGTCCTTCAGCACAGATTGGTTTCCAAGGAATGGTGCTCGGAACTGTTCTAGGAATTCTTTTAGGAATGGTTGCTGCGTTAAGGCAAAACACATGGATTGACTACACGAGTACATTTGTAGCAATTGTAGGGATATCAATACCTTCTTTCGTTTTTGCATCATTGCTGCAATACTGGTTCGGTTTAAAATGGGATTTGTTCCCAGTAGCTTTATGGAAAGATGGCTTTATGTCTAGTGTTTTGCCATCCATCGCTTTAGCTATGTTCCCGCTTGCTACGGCAGCGCGTTTTATCCGTACTGAGATGATTGAAGTTCTTGGTTCAGACTACATTACATTAGCGAAAGCTAAAGGTGCAAGTGGTTCAGAAATTGCATTTAAACATGCTTTTCGTAATGCGTTGATTCCGTTGATTACGGTTTTAGGGCCTATGGCGGTTGCTATTCTTACAGGATCACTCGTTGTCGAACAAATTTTCGCAATTCCAGGCATCGGGGAACAATTTGTCAAATCGATTATAGTTAGTGACTTCTCCATTATTATGGGAACAACTATTTTCTTCTCAGTATTTTTGATTGTAATCATCCTACTGGTGGATATTTTATATGGCATTATTGATCCTCGTATCCGTCTTTCAGGAGGTAAAAATTAA
- the opp4A gene encoding oligopeptide ABC transporter substrate-binding protein has product MGKTNRSKFLLFLIISFVLILAACSGDDKAKDSGSDKGAEGGDEKKDGMYSIDDFSNVKTNEGEAIDGGTITFGLVSDTVFEGTLNWNFYSGAPDAEILNWFDEGLLTWDENYVYTNDGAATYEVSEDGRTFTFEIGDNVNWHDGEPVTAEDWQFAHEVIGNKDYDGPRYNSDFTNIEGMEEYNSGSADTISGIEVVDEKTLKITYIESTPSLLTGSIWSYPLAKHIFGDMAVADISSSPEVRQNPIGFGPFKVDSIIPGESVTLTKNDDYWRGAPKLDGVTVKVIGSSTVVQELETGGVDLISDFPVDQFPDNAEMSNVEYLGTIDRAYTYIGFKLGTWDAEKNVVAPNPDAKMGDVELRQAMWSAVDNTAVGERFYNGLRWNATTLIPPSHPEFHDDKNEGRTYDPEAAMKLLDDAGYVDTDDDGFREDPEGNPLEINFISMTGGDTAEPLAQYYVQSWEKVGLKVNLEMLEFNTFYDRVGNGGEDDPEVDVFQAAWGVGIDVDPSGLYGAEALYNFARWENEDNERLLKEGRSPEAFDLAYRQDVYNEWQQLMVDEVPVFPTLYRALLSPVNNRVLNYAIGDGTGVYLSDLAVSKEEAVKAE; this is encoded by the coding sequence ATGGGGAAAACCAATAGGTCTAAGTTTTTACTTTTTCTAATCATATCATTTGTATTAATTTTAGCAGCATGTAGCGGTGATGATAAAGCGAAAGATAGCGGCAGCGATAAAGGTGCTGAAGGCGGGGATGAAAAGAAAGACGGCATGTACTCGATAGACGATTTCAGCAATGTTAAGACAAATGAAGGCGAAGCCATTGATGGTGGAACCATTACATTTGGGTTAGTATCAGACACAGTATTTGAAGGAACATTAAACTGGAACTTTTATTCTGGTGCGCCAGATGCAGAAATCTTAAACTGGTTTGATGAAGGATTGTTAACGTGGGACGAAAACTATGTGTATACAAATGATGGAGCTGCAACATACGAAGTTTCAGAAGATGGACGCACATTTACGTTTGAAATTGGCGATAACGTCAACTGGCATGACGGCGAACCTGTAACTGCAGAAGACTGGCAGTTTGCACATGAAGTGATCGGTAACAAAGATTACGACGGTCCTCGATACAACTCAGATTTCACAAATATTGAAGGAATGGAAGAGTATAATAGCGGATCTGCTGATACGATTTCAGGTATTGAAGTAGTTGATGAAAAGACGTTGAAGATTACGTATATCGAATCAACACCTTCGCTATTAACAGGAAGCATTTGGTCATATCCACTAGCAAAACACATTTTTGGTGATATGGCAGTAGCAGATATTTCATCTTCACCAGAAGTTCGTCAAAACCCAATTGGTTTTGGTCCATTTAAAGTAGACAGCATCATACCTGGTGAATCTGTAACACTTACTAAAAACGATGACTACTGGCGCGGAGCACCAAAACTTGATGGCGTTACTGTAAAAGTAATCGGCAGTTCAACGGTTGTTCAAGAATTGGAGACAGGTGGCGTTGACTTGATCAGTGATTTCCCGGTAGATCAATTCCCAGATAACGCTGAAATGTCAAACGTTGAATACCTAGGTACGATTGATCGTGCTTATACGTACATTGGCTTTAAACTTGGAACATGGGACGCAGAAAAGAATGTTGTGGCACCTAACCCAGATGCGAAAATGGGTGATGTTGAACTTCGTCAAGCAATGTGGAGTGCAGTGGATAACACAGCAGTTGGCGAACGTTTTTACAATGGGTTACGTTGGAATGCAACGACATTGATTCCACCATCGCATCCTGAATTCCATGATGATAAAAACGAAGGAAGAACGTATGACCCAGAAGCCGCAATGAAGCTATTGGATGATGCAGGATATGTTGACACAGACGATGATGGCTTCCGTGAAGATCCGGAAGGCAATCCGTTAGAAATTAACTTTATTTCGATGACTGGTGGGGACACTGCTGAGCCTTTAGCTCAATACTATGTACAGTCTTGGGAAAAAGTTGGGTTAAAAGTAAACTTAGAAATGCTTGAGTTTAATACGTTCTACGACCGTGTTGGTAACGGCGGAGAAGACGATCCAGAAGTAGATGTTTTCCAAGCAGCTTGGGGAGTTGGAATTGATGTAGATCCTTCAGGACTTTACGGAGCTGAAGCTTTATACAACTTTGCACGCTGGGAAAATGAAGACAACGAGCGTCTTCTAAAAGAAGGTCGTTCACCAGAAGCATTTGATTTGGCATATCGCCAAGACGTTTATAATGAGTGGCAACAGCTAATGGTCGATGAAGTGCCGGTATTCCCAACACTCTATCGTGCATTGCTTAGTCCAGTTAACAACCGTGTCTTAAATTATGCGATTGGCGATGGCACAGGCGTTTATTTGTCTGACCTTGCTGTGAGCAAAGAAGAAGCGGTTAAAGCAGAATAA
- the opp3C gene encoding oligopeptide ABC transporter permease: MTQNIDKIPELPKGSFERITLDSKQSERITKPSVSFWQDAWYRIRKNKGALFSIILFGLIVIMSFLGPVISPYEPNSQTITHANLPPKIPVIENLGILNGVGTLAGEEVDLYEMKNVEVNYWFGTDGLGRDMFSRVWKGTQVSLFIAFVAAAIDMLIGVIYGGVSGYFGGRVDDFMQRIVEILTGIPNLVVVILFILIMDPGILAIIIALTITGWTGMSRVVRGQVLKYKSQEFVLAARTLGASDSRIIWKHLMPNVLGVIIINTMFTIPSAIFFEAFLSFIGLGLQAPDASLGTLINDGYALIQFAPHILAFPAVLLSLIMIAFNLIGDGLRDALDPKMKD, translated from the coding sequence ATGACTCAGAACATTGATAAGATTCCAGAACTGCCTAAAGGTTCATTTGAGCGTATTACATTAGACTCTAAGCAATCTGAACGCATTACAAAGCCTAGTGTAAGCTTTTGGCAGGATGCATGGTATCGTATTCGTAAAAACAAAGGCGCATTATTTAGCATCATCCTGTTTGGCTTAATTGTTATTATGTCTTTTTTAGGACCAGTTATTAGTCCGTACGAACCGAATTCGCAAACAATCACTCATGCAAACTTACCACCTAAGATTCCGGTTATTGAGAACTTAGGTATTCTTAATGGCGTGGGTACATTAGCTGGTGAAGAAGTTGACTTGTACGAAATGAAAAATGTTGAAGTCAACTACTGGTTTGGAACAGATGGTCTTGGACGAGATATGTTTTCTCGTGTTTGGAAAGGTACGCAAGTATCTCTATTTATCGCGTTTGTAGCAGCTGCAATTGATATGTTGATTGGTGTAATTTACGGAGGCGTTTCCGGATACTTTGGGGGACGCGTAGATGACTTTATGCAACGTATTGTGGAAATTTTAACGGGAATTCCAAACTTAGTCGTAGTAATCCTCTTTATTTTGATCATGGACCCAGGAATATTGGCCATCATCATTGCCTTGACCATCACCGGATGGACAGGAATGTCTCGAGTCGTCCGTGGACAAGTTCTTAAATATAAGAGCCAGGAATTCGTTTTGGCTGCTCGTACGTTAGGTGCGAGTGACAGCCGCATTATATGGAAACATTTAATGCCAAACGTTTTAGGCGTAATCATCATCAATACGATGTTCACTATTCCAAGCGCAATTTTCTTTGAAGCGTTCTTAAGCTTTATCGGACTGGGGCTGCAGGCTCCTGATGCATCTCTCGGAACATTGATTAACGATGGGTATGCATTAATTCAATTTGCGCCGCATA